The Megalobrama amblycephala isolate DHTTF-2021 linkage group LG18, ASM1881202v1, whole genome shotgun sequence genome segment AACATGCCTACATCtcctttgattaaaaataatggttAGTGCAGTGGCTGTGATATACTTAAACTAACATCTGTTGCCATAATTTTTGGAATGACTTATCgtgagaggaaaaaaatatgttgtagTCGCAAAACATCAGTTAATGGAAACGCCATCATTTCACAAAGGTTTATCAACGCATAGAAAATATCGTAAAAGTTGTGaaaatctgtaatggaaacccAGCTTGtgttttttatgaaaacaatGAACAATGCATGCCTGTTGTGAGTAACTGAAGGTGGCGACACCCTCTTGAGGCGACCCGGCACGAGAACTTCCATCTTGAATGGTCTGCAAGACACGTTAAAACTCAATCCTATTAGCATAGAATATTGATTTAAATCTCTAATTTTAAGAATTATAATAGGccgcatttttaattatatttttgcacAGAAACAATCTAATGTCTAAGTCCTATATTCAATATTCTCAGATGAGTTGTCGGAGCACATCTACTCCGTGTTCTCCTACTGGAACTCAGCCACAGTATTAGCATTTTGGTGGACATCTTTGACAAATTAAGTCGTCAGTACCAGATTGGTGGTAgactctgctgctgctgcatacaCCGATGGACTCTGATATCCTGCCTCTGCAATACAGAAATATGATGTTTTAATATCAACGCACACAGGATAAATGACAAGAGCATAATGCTGAAATTACTAACATTGGATCTGTTAATGAACTAACCTGCTGCAGAGTAGATGTACTCTTCAGAATATTCACCTAGTCAAGACAACAGTTAAAATTAACCACCAATTCATCATAACCCATATGGGCTGTGTTAAAGCCTAGTCAGCTGCCAACCAACAGCATTTTTTGGGCACAATTCCAAAGCAAAGGCTGTTTCAAACTATAGCCagtaaaacaactttttttgtgcACTTCCACACAGCAGAAAGCTTCAGTAATAAAGAAACttctacggtggcccagtagtgcacaacacaacaaaattaaaaaagcaaacataagttcacaacacaacgaaatcgactGTGAATGATCTGATGCGCTACCACGGCGAATGATGAAGGGAATGTCtgacaattccaccaagtggttaaaacgtataatttgtttttgtttttaaatgttaaaagtaattttaatgaatacaaattatacgttttaaccacttggtggaattgtcaGATGTTCCCTTCGTCCGTGGTAGCGcatcaaatcattcacaggtataaatatgaagctattgtgcactcaagtgattttgaattaatatttcatgtcaatataCGTTTACATGCTTAAAACTAAGCTCCGAGAGCCCCCttgtggtcgggagcatttccgttgtgttgtggctcgatttcgttgtgttgtgaacttatgtttgcttttttaatttcgttgtgttgtgcactactgggccaccgtaaaCTTCTGCTGAATTATTGTTGGTTTAAATGTACAAATCATTACCAACATGTACCAAATGTATATGACAAGATCAACTGCAGGCATGAGATTAGATTTAGAGGAACTCATCTAATATGAGTATATCCCATCTTATGAGAGTTACCAGAACAGTGTGCATTTTTTATTCATGGACTTTAACTGAGGTGGAAAATAGAGAATTGAATCTCATACCATGTTGTACACTAAAATGGAAGATGACACTCTGGGTAAATTAACTTCCTCCTGTATTCTTGTCAATGGACCTTACAATTATTAGAGCCAGATTTGACAACGTGTCCCGCGCTGATTCTGCACCGCATAGATACTGCAATACATACTGCAAGTGGAGTATGTGTGAACCTGGCATTATGCTGCCCCTCGAAAAATGGGAGGTCATAGTTCCatccaataaaaaaataaaaataaataaataaagttattattgcaaaaatattgattattaGGAGTGTCACAATATAGCAAAAGAGACGATGATGTTGGAGACAGACTAAAACGAGACTAACCGAACCTGAAAATGTTCGGATCTCACTCTGCCTCCCTACGctcttattttaaatgtacccTATGCTCCTAAGGGAACATGGTGATggggtaaaaaaaataagatgCTAGGAAAAACTGACCATGTGGGTAGTGTTCAGTGAGTCAGCTCATTTGGTTTTGACAGATCCATGGGACATTCAGGACTAAACCACATGCATATGCAGTGACTCTACACCGGCAAAGCTTTGGCTGTACCTTGGTCACCAGCAGTACTCCTCTCATCAGGGTCCTCCTCTGATGATGTCATGGGCTGTTTGCCTGAGGGAGGGATTGGACTGGGAACTCTTGGCACCCAGTAAGCAGTGGCCCCTGGAACCATGGGGCTGGAGACGGCTTGACCCTTCAGATACACACAGAGAGAAGGACGGAATAGTGATTTTAGCAtcaaggcccgttcacaccaacggcaataactttaaaaagctcaagcatttaaagccATATTGTGCCCTAATAATAACTGTTATTGTGCACTGTTGTAGTTATCGTTATATGTGTGAACAGTCATAAAACTACCAACTGTTACTGAAGCAGAACTAGGTGTCTCACTTGTATTGGTGAGAAGGCACTCTCATCAGTCTCCTCAATCTCATAGAAGGTGATACTTCCCTCCATGTCTTGGGTTTCTTCTCCTGGCTCAGGAACACAACTCAAACACTCTTTATTCAGAGAGTGCATCTGCCGTCGACGACTCCTATACATACACAAATTTAACTCACTTTGCTAGCAGTTTAATAAAGAGGTTttcagagcaaaaaaaaaaaaaaaaaaagaaaagaaaaaaaaaacaaaactgaaatctCTTTACAATATTGAAAATTATGCTACTGACACAGATGGACAAAGTATCCAAAAACTCTACTTGAATAAAAGTACTTGTAGAAACATTTacttgaataataataaaaaaaaaagtatatttgcttaggagtaaaaaaaataaagtatttgtTGTAAATGTATTATCTGTATGACATGACCTGTGGAATTGCTCAGACAGCATACATACAGTAGATGTTCAAATAATAAAGATCTCATCGCTGGCAAACAATAggatgcatttgcagatttgctttCAATTGACAGTAGGTCCACGGCCACTTCATCGAACGCTCTTGATGTTCTTAAATTTCCTCTTACATCTCAGAGTGAGAAACCACTTTATGACGATTCAGTGCGTACAGGGAACTGAACAAATAATTCAAACTAGTGGTAATTCAAATAATAACAATttgaaatcatttaaataattggTACTACTTcagtaccaagtcggtactgaaatgtaaaaaaaaaaaaaaaaaaaaaaaagtgacaataccaacatttgaaagcaggcgtctataaacagatccctaatatatgagctgatagatgcctgctttcaaacgctcctgtgtgtatctgtgtaagcgcttggtgaagagcgtcaaagaggtctatttacaacatgttttgaagcgttgatcattgtagccaatcacagacatacagtatctgttgagcatgtgaatacaacagccaatcagaggcatttaagaatccgctcaacagagctcaaaatgctagggggaaaatGCGTATCAGTTTGaattagggttgtcaaaagtaccgacttcggtaccaagtcagatatgtctgtgattgactacaatgatcaacacttcaaaaacatgccGTAAATAGGACATTGGTACTAGCAGGGGCGTAGTTTGCGGGGGGAATGgggggggaggtaaccccccaatattcaaatccatcagttacaacccccccaatatttcttcatgaaaatcacagtagatctatactaaaataagtataattaatttattttggaacaataattttgtttctaatcaaatatgagtttgtcataataaattagtaaaaaaaataccCCCTCCATTCATGAACCGATTGGTAACGCCCAACCAATGCGTtcgcactttcaccaaaacAGCACGAGTGGAGCTCTACTGTTTGAATGAGCAAAGAGGGACGTTAAAAAGAATAACGCATGTACTGAGAAGGAGGTATGAAAACACTGTAATAGCTAAGTACACTCCTCATATATTTTAGCTAGCTAATCCATTGCAATTTAGCCATAACTATCAGTGTAACTGTAACCAGTTACCAAAACAGCCATCTGTTTTGTTAGTTCATTTTTCAATAGTGTCTTATCAATGACAAAATTATTCACatcggtgtttgttttcttcctaaACTAATCTGACTTTTGAACGAATTGGCTGAATAAACGGTTTAAGTAGCTCTCCCATTAAAATGTCTAATCGCTACCGCCTACTGGCAGTttcaatatttaacaatttctttctttttagaatcgctccgttatgttagaatttgatgaatgattatacataaatttcataaagttgatagatagatagagagatagagagatgaaatctaaattatccaataacgctacacataaaacagattttgtttttaattaaaaaaaataataacaggcAGCATAGCAACGCTTACCCCCCCCAattttgaaaccaaatctacgcccttggGTACtaggtatcgtcacatttttaatgtgGCATCGaagtctgtacttttgacaaccccaATTCAAACTGATTCACGAACCAATTTAGACAGTTTTGCTAACTAGTTTGATGaagtctttgaacagaatcgactcaaaagagtgattaATTTGTGAATGGGGCATAGTTCATGCCCCAGGAAGaaaagagagggaaaaaaaaaaaaaaaaaaaaaaaaaaaaaaaaaaagcgcacTTGGAATAAACTACGCATTTCTTAACATGTATATTGCACTAAAATAATGTACGAGCAAAATGTCGCCCAgtgtaacaacatttttcttcaTTAGAAATGTACTTGAGTTAAAGTACCCACATTTAAATCTGCTcttaaaagtaaaatttttacaaaaatttactcaagtaaatgtactttgtTACTACCTACCTCTGGCTATTGAGTCAAATGTAgacaattttacaaaaaatgaaaatgacaaatacaGTCTGTTCAATAAAGTGTACTGACAAGTACTAAAAGTAAAAATGTACTATGTttgcatttaaaatttaatCTCTATTCAATTTAATTCTCTAAATTTAATCGGGACAATGAACCAAAAATATTAATGACTCATCATGCACATATTGGCATATACAAATATGTCCAATAAAACACTCAATTATTTGCCCGTCTCCAAAACCTGAAAAACGCTGCCTCCACAGGCAGAATACGGAGGTAAGAAGATTGTGTCATATCCTGTCCACTGAGATACCTTCATTTCGAAtcattttttgatgttttttggcattttttGATGTATCCTTAACTGCCTATGATAGTGCACTATCCTGTGTGTGCAGGTCCGTGACAGTTGAGCTGAAGAAAAAATATACTGTCTGAAAGTTGCATCTGGCAGttagtttgtgtataaatgcatgtttttgcCCAATTTTTCCAACTTTTGACTTAATTTCTAAATTCTTAAAGAATTTAGCATTgttgtaattaaatatttgcttggTTATCACTAATGCCCTTTCCGTTTTGTTGTTTGTTCCGTTATGCTGCCTGAGAAGCCGTACAAAATCAGGTTTAAGGGGTACCTTTGAATGCAAATGCTGCCTAAGAAATCATTGGTTTATTGGGCAGTGAGGCAACAGCTGCCTAAGCTTTTAGACCCAGCATGATTTCGACACAGGtttccaatcctgctcctgtagggccactttcctgcagagctaaactctgctgaaTATTGGCTCTCCAAAAGCAGGATTGAACACCATTGGACTACGCAAACGCTCACACTTCATTGCTTTTCCCAGaaataaattgatttaaaaaggaAGAAGCTGGgagtaaataattttaaaaatgtcttcattgCTGTTTTCTATGCAACAAGCTGTCAAATGTGGTTTTGGCAGGTTGTGAGGTAAACTAAAAGGTActatttacaaaaaacaaacaaaagttgCATCTCAATGTCCTGTTTCAACAGGAAATGCATGTAAACACTATCCTAATTTTCATAACCCAATTTTTAAGGAAACTGAAGAAAagcaagaaaagaaaatatcaaTACATTCAGTTACACAATAgattacaatgaaaaaaaatatagcttGTGTCATCCATTTCTAATTTACATGTTAAAGTGAATGCTTTCCTACCGTGACCTGAAAGAGTAGTTATCAAAACTCTGGTAGCAGCGCTTGCTAGGACTGGGATAATAGGCCATATCTGGTCCAATAAGATGGTGTCTGTTGAGGAATCGGGTCGAACTTCTGACAAAAACAGATGTGTGGCAAAAGAACCACAAATAACAGATTCACACAATGAGTAAGGACAGGACTTATGATACGTACTGTATTGTTAGAACAGGGGTGCCCAATCTTGTTActggagatctaccttcctGCAAAGTTCAGTTCCAAACaactgaaccagctaattaagATCTTAAGGAgaacttgataattacagacaggtgagATGGATCTGAACTTTGCAGGTAAAtggatctccaggaacaggattgggcacccctggGTTAGAAGACAACAACAAATAAGGGACCATAAAGAATGTGTCTAACCTGGGTGGTCCGTACCCACGCGGTGGTCTAGGCGGAGGGTGAGGTCGGTAGTGTTCATAGGCCAGGCCTGCAGGAGGTGGAGCGGGACCGTGCACGCCTGGAGAACGGACAGGATAATTGTTTCCTGGCCCAGGCTGCAGACGGGGAGGTAAGCCAGGCTGAGGACGACTGAAAGACACTGCCATCAACATCTCCTTACCACGAGGCTTCTTGAAGAACCGTCGCCGTCCGCGCAGCTCTGGGTCTTTAAAGAGAAAAACTTTCATGACCCAGAAATATACATTCCGATCTGTTGTCACTACaccaaaacattataaaattgaACAAAACCTCATAATTCTCAATCATCACCAGATAACGAATAATTGGCAAAATATTCAACTACTATAAGTACATCCAACCTGACCTGGATATATTAAAGGAACATgccattttttttgaaaataggctcattttccaactcccctagagttaaacagttgagttttaccattttcaaatccattcagctgatctctgggtctggcggtaccacttttagcatagcttagcataatTCATTGtatctgatgagaccaatagcatctcgctcaaaaaagtgaccaaagagtttcagtatttttcatttttaaacgagatgctaacggtcgaattagattcaatgaactatgctaagctatgctaaaagtggtaccgccagatccggagattggctgaatggattcaaaaacagtaaaactcaactgtttaactctaggggagttggaaaatgagcctattttccaaaaaagtggagtgttcctttaatttggATATATTAAATTCATCAATATTATTCACATACATAGTACACTCAGAGTGATATACTATATAGAAAATCACAACTGCTTGATTATCTTgtattgttacaaaaaataaactatCGCACAGCTGTAATCTgagattatatattatgttataacataacataatgttatattatattacattacattatattacattatacattatCTTTTGAGACATTAAGAGACActgcctggccaaaaaaaagtcgctgtttggatttaaataggcaaatgcttaagagtctatgatgGGATCATTATTGCtatgattattatgtttctagcatgttatatgtttggcaacaatTCTTCTAACCCTAATTTATGGAGTATATAGTTGTTCATTTCTTAACCATGTAGAAAGACagatcatggccatattccaggatgacaatgttgtgatgtcatttccatcaagaggtgcatcattttttgTATCTTgcattgacaatgcaagagccGAGCACtttgtaaagtctcctccagcacatcccaaagactttcaatgaatttaaggtctggactcagaggtccaattcatgtgtgaaaattattcttcatgctctctgaaccattctttcacaatttgagcctgatgaatcattgtcatcctggaatatggccatgatacgtCTTCCTACATGACTGTTTCAGAAATGAAAAgctccatcaattagggttagaagaactgttgccaaacatgtAACaggcttcttcccgggttagtgacatcactaatcctaaaatttacataaacccgcccccgagaacacgcaacaaagggggtgaggccatgttgggctgctttagagaagaggaagagttgttgaagagtgttgttaccatgccgtcaatttacgccagactgcttcaattcagcgctggatttgcacaaaagattaacatgacggcacatgctagtcgatgagatGAATcgaactccacagcaactacataaatttatccactaaccattcaaaaagttgtaacttcttcctgaatctctccatcagtgaccgactccggtttgaacaatgtaaggctgaacaccgttactgacaatcctaaTTTTGGCTGCgagagattctccagctttgttgctgttaagcgcaagctgttaaagctccgccctcttttggaaagcgggccgggagcagcagctcatttgcatttaaagggacacacacaaaaacagcgtatttttgctcaaacccaaacgggcaaatttgacaagctattataaatgatctgtggggtattttgagctcaaacttcacagacacattctgtggtcaccagagacttacattacatcttgtgaaaggggcattataggtcccctttaaataagCTGTGATCATTTATTATTGAGTATAAtaatatctatatctataataatatataacatcATAGTTCCCCTTTgagcatttgcctatttaaattcaaacatttttttatccAGGCAAAGTATAATAAACTAACACAATTTTCAGtaaaagctgctttaaaacaatgtgTATAGTGAAGTGctatatacagtaaaataataataataaaaaaaagttacttagctTGTTCTGTTCATGTGCCTTACTGATAACTCAATAATAGACCAATAAATACACAGTATATGCCAGGCCAATACTTGGCCATTTTGTctgatatataatgtataaataaaatatgttatttaaaaaaaagtgtataattattatatgcAGATCATTGCATATTCacataaatgtttaagtttTTGTAAAGTTCTGTAAATGGACACTTATTTACATGCACATTTAATGTTCAAATGCTCGAATAAGAAATCATTAActaaaatggtaaaactcaaagACTGTACATCTCAACACAAATGAAGTTGGAAAGAGGCAGACCTAGCTCTCCAGTGTACTGCTCTGGATggttgtaggagtttccctttctgCTTGGTGTGATGTTCCAGGCTGGCACAGGGTTCACTGGCTTCAGATTACTCAAGGAAACCAGGTGCCTAGAGGAGTTAAAGATGATGTTTAGAGATTCTCAAGGACATTTGCCTGTGAAAGCACAGATGGACACAGCTTACTTTTCTGCAAGCTCCTCAATGAACACGGTCACTGCAGTAGTGTGACTCCCTACTTCTTGAATGAAAGCATTGTAGTACTTTCCTTTTGGATCCAAGCGGACCTGGgaggaaaacaaaaaaaacaagtatgATGGGGGTTGGGGGGAAATTAATTATTGGAAAATTAGTATCGAAAACTAAAATCCGTAACAGGGTTTGTTATCAAATGAGGAATGATTAAAGAAGAATGGAACTCCAATTTGCAATAATGTTAACCTTCTGAATCAGGTTTCAGTGTTTTGTCCCACCTGACACTTATCTCCTAAAAAGTATTGTCTGCCAGCAAACACCATGTAATCAGTCTTCTGAAGCTCTATAACACAGGATTATCACAAAgcacatcaaaataaaattatgcacattaaaaaagaaaaaaagaaaaaaaaaaagaaaaagatgatATTTCTGAACATACTGCATGTAAGAGATGGCATCAATTGGTTTCGTAAAACCAACTGTTCTGTTCATAAGTTATGCGTTTAATTTGCATGTGGTCATATTCTCAAGGATATTTGGGATGAATCATAAAACATGAATATCCAggtcatatttaataaatatagttattattaattatacattttcatgAAGGCCATTAAGCACAATCTATCTCCCaccaagaagaaaaagaaaaagtaatatGTTTTACATTCAGTAAAACATATTACTATGATGTTTAAATGActtaatttacttatttattttacagcagcACTTTCTAGTGAATTATGGTTAAACACGTGAATCAGTACTAATTTAGTGTAAGAATCATTTATGCTCTTAAAATTTACCCCAAGTAAAGTAAACTGACCTTTGCGGCTGTCTTGCCACACATCAAACTCTACGTTGCGGTACAGCTCTGGCTCTAAGGCCTTTAGTACCTTGTATGGCAGAACAAGTTTCCCTGACCCCTCAGTGGCCTGGAACAGAGAGTTTATGTCAAATACTATGAAGGTTTAACATCTTAATCTTTTAAAGTATGGTCTTAGGCACCTTTTGGTCCTCAGCTCCAGCTCTAGGTTTGTCTTCTGAGCGGCAGTGACCACTCGTCTCCCATTCTTCTCTGAAACAACAAAGTCAAAGACATGCAAAGTATATAAAGTACATAAACTGGCTTTTTGCCACTAGAAAAATCCACTTTGAATAGTTTTTCCAACTGCACAAGTAGAGTCAACTGAacattttcatgttgtttaaaaccatatgactttcttgtgtgaaacacaaaaggaatgttaaaaaaaggtttaaactGCACTTTCCTATAAAATGAAAGTATATATATTGACCAGCAGTGTTGGAGAAGCTACTTGCTACCACCTGTAACTTCAGCTACTCTACTGTCAAACTACTGAAAGGGAGTGTACTTTTTCAAAAGGTTTGGGGTTGGTGATATAcaaagcctgcatttatttgattaataatacagtgaaaacagaaATACTGAGagatattacaatttaaaataagttttctattttaatttttaaaatgtaatttatttccgtgatgacaaagctgaattttcagcatttttcaggattctttgctGAATACAAAATTCAGTAAACAGCGTTTActtgaaatacatttttgtaagaaGGTAAACATGTCATTACTGCCATTAATATGCATTAGATTGAGCAAAAGTATTTatttcctttaaaaaatatatataatcacaCAACTACTTCTGTAGGTGTTTTTTTGAGCTTGTCATCCCCAGTCCCCATTCACTTTAATTGTATAGTAAAGAGCAGCTCAGGCATTCTActaaatatctcctttttgtGTTTCACATGGGTCTGAACATCATGTGGATAAATGATCAATTTGATCCAATTTTTGGGTGCACCATTTCTTTACAATCTATACACAAGGTGTGTGTGCCACCAACATTTTTCCATGATGAAACAACACTTTGTATTTGAGAGGTATCAGGAAGAAAAATATAGGCCGTTTTcaaaatcccccccccccccccttaccttcattcactattccctacattagtccacTTAAAGGAttgaatgaaaacgagtgagtgaatttGGACCAAAGAGCTGCAGCTTTTGCATAGCTTGTGCTTGCCgtttaaaaatcatttgaaactggCAGCTAcagtagtaatgaaaagatttaGTCATGGAAATTATGCATAAGCCCTAATTaatgtaataatgaattaaaaaggaatttatgCCTGTTAAGGTATTACACTGTACCCCTATATGACCAGCGGTTTggaaatggatggatgggtgatTTAGCTGTGGGCGCCATCTTCTGGCGAGACGCAGAAATTCTTTCAGAGTGGCCCtagcagtgcattatgggtgttcgCTAGCTGTTGAGTGTACAACGGTTGTCATTgcggtgcattatgggattgaacgagtgcactcgataacgtccactatggttttggacactacaaatggctgttccctcaaatagtgccctatttacgGGGCAATTTCAAACACAGCCAGAGAGAAAGATAGACAGAGACAGCCTTAAAGTGTGCTACGAAAGTGTCAGAAAACAAGAGAAGACCTCTGAGGGCGATCTTCTGGAGTATCATAGCCAGCATCCTCACTGCACATAGACTGGCTGTTTCTGTATCGTCGCCCCCCTCCTTTGAATCCCTCCAGCGCCATCTGCAGCTCTTCTTCCTCAACTCCCAGAACACGAGAGTATAACATTTCATACAACAAggctgaaaaaataaaaatgccagATACAATTCCACTTTTGTGGTAAAATTACAATCCAATCCAACTATCCAGAGCAAAATGTTCACCATTATGGTTCATGATGTATTACACAAGGGATCTTGTCTTGATGAACTGCTAACTCACCCTGACATACTGCAGCATCCATTGGATAGTTCTTGGGGTAAACAATGTCATAATGGCCATTGTTTGAGCAGCACAGCAAAATCTGTGGGGCGGAATTCAAGATGATAAATGTGCTGGGAACCATAATGAATGCTAAAGAAATTACACAGTACTTTGTCAACAAAGCAATGCTTaagcaaagaaaaaaca includes the following:
- the alg13 gene encoding putative bifunctional UDP-N-acetylglucosamine transferase and deubiquitinase ALG13 isoform X3, which translates into the protein MQKPLKKYFVNMDEYLASIGLYRKMMARDASCLFRAVSEQLYYTQNYHHRIRKRCVNFMRANRCNFEPFVQGSFEKYLERLEDPTETTGQVEIKALSLVYRRCFVIYRYPGKPPTEIAEEDNLPKILLCCSNNGHYDIVYPKNYPMDAAVCQALLYEMLYSRVLGVEEEELQMALEGFKGGGRRYRNSQSMCSEDAGYDTPEDRPQREEWETSGHCRSEDKPRAGAEDQKATEGSGKLVLPYKVLKALEPELYRNVEFDVWQDSRKELQKTDYMVFAGRQYFLGDKCQVRLDPKGKYYNAFIQEVGSHTTAVTVFIEELAEKHLVSLSNLKPVNPVPAWNITPSRKGNSYNHPEQYTGELDPELRGRRRFFKKPRGKEMLMAVSFSRPQPGLPPRLQPGPGNNYPVRSPGVHGPAPPPAGLAYEHYRPHPPPRPPRGYGPPRSSTRFLNRHHLIGPDMAYYPSPSKRCYQSFDNYSFRSRSRRRQMHSLNKECLSCVPEPGEETQDMEGSITFYEIEETDESAFSPIQGQAVSSPMVPGATAYWVPRVPSPIPPSGKQPMTSSEEDPDERSTAGDQGEYSEEYIYSAAEAGYQSPSVYAAAAESTTNLTIQDGSSRAGSPQEGVATFSYSQQVVVKSSVLSSSQQINSAPAAIFTSNSSSSSTGSSQTPPNTLQPNSILTPGQPPPQNVLGRPVPWFVNELGEAVAMAPPPPYSYDPNGSDLPRDCKVLQYYYNLGVQWYQQSYWHSMVHMQQVYQQPAADAQYQPYPSAVPAADHTVPQAYPDPVRTCPHPQGDVPSNGTTLAMETPPTVVPGTVFYPLVQEQCGQPPLHPGYEPYVPVLSTTYHYLTPWTPGAGPHPRIHHATYCPSSPHSPVNYITTQTHPTHLSHSQFV
- the alg13 gene encoding putative bifunctional UDP-N-acetylglucosamine transferase and deubiquitinase ALG13 isoform X4; amino-acid sequence: MQKPLKKYFVNMDEYLASIGLYRKMMARDASCLFRAVSEQLYYTQNYHHRIRKRCVNFMRANRCNFEPFVQGSFEKYLERLEDPTETTGQVEIKALSLVYRRCFVIYRYPGKPPTEIAEEDNLPKILLCCSNNGHYDIVYPKNYPMDAAVCQALLYEMLYSRVLGVEEEELQMALEGFKGGGRRYRNSQSMCSEDAGYDTPEDRPQREEWETSGHCRSEDKPRAGAEDQKATEGSGKLVLPYKVLKALEPELYRNVEFDVWQDSRKELQKTDYMVFAGRQYFLGDKCQVRLDPKGKYYNAFIQEVGSHTTAVTVFIEELAEKHLVSLSNLKPVNPVPAWNITPSRKGNSYNHPEQYTGELDPELRGRRRFFKKPRGVHGPAPPPAGLAYEHYRPHPPPRPPRGYGPPRSSTRFLNRHHLIGPDMAYYPSPSKRCYQSFDNYSFRSRSRRRQMHSLNKECLSCVPEPGEETQDMEGSITFYEIEETDESAFSPIQGQAVSSPMVPGATAYWVPRVPSPIPPSGKQPMTSSEEDPDERSTAGDQGEYSEEYIYSAAEAGYQSPSVYAAAAESTTNLTIQDGSSRAGSPQEGVATFSYSQQVVVKSSVLSSSQQINSAPAAIFTSNSSSSSTGSSQTPPNTLQPNSILTPGQPPPQNVLGRPAVPWFVNELGEAVAMAPPPPYSYDPNGSDLPRDCKVLQYYYNLGVQWYQQSYWHSMVHMQQVYQQPAADAQYQPYPSAVPAADHTVPQAYPDPVRTCPHPQGDVPSNGTTLAMETPPTVVPGTVFYPLVQEQCGQPPLHPGYEPYVPVLSTTYHYLTPWTPGAGPHPRIHHATYCPSSPHSPVNYITTQTHPTHLSHSQFV